A genome region from Pseudomonas helmanticensis includes the following:
- a CDS encoding DUF3304 domain-containing protein, protein MSSGLVCVWVLLGVLALSGCRGGPEMVSAPVTGYNHTSAAINRFAVNGASGPNLGPYLGGGAEVCCGVLPRTWSPRVKVVVEWQTDPDPHASATWTERQYSDAWRKRMREKKLNYLNHKAVVEVPKYGKKVCALQVHFLNCDQVKVSTTCFIPEHPNYPDKAYFEVKEADECPVS, encoded by the coding sequence ATGTCTTCCGGGCTGGTCTGTGTGTGGGTTTTACTGGGGGTGTTGGCGTTGAGTGGGTGTCGTGGTGGGCCTGAGATGGTGAGTGCTCCGGTTACTGGCTATAACCATACCTCTGCTGCTATTAATCGATTTGCTGTTAATGGTGCTAGCGGGCCGAATCTTGGCCCATATTTAGGTGGTGGAGCTGAAGTTTGTTGTGGGGTTCTTCCTCGAACGTGGTCGCCCCGCGTTAAGGTTGTAGTGGAGTGGCAGACAGATCCTGATCCTCACGCGTCTGCTACTTGGACTGAGCGCCAGTACTCTGACGCATGGCGTAAGCGAATGAGGGAAAAAAAACTAAACTACTTAAATCATAAAGCCGTAGTTGAAGTTCCGAAATATGGCAAGAAAGTTTGTGCGTTGCAAGTGCATTTTCTAAACTGCGACCAAGTCAAAGTTTCTACTACTTGTTTTATTCCTGAGCATCCGAATTACCCCGATAAAGCCTATTTCGAAGTCAAGGAGGCGGACGAATGCCCGGTTTCTTGA